The segment GCTATGCCCGCATGACCTGACCGAGACGCGCCGGCCACGCGTTCGAGGTGCGGACCGTGGCCGGTTGCTCGCGCAGTTCCCCGCGCCCCTGGCTACCGCGCCCCGGCGACGGCCATAGCAGCCCCTCCCACCGAGGTGGGCCTCATACGCCGCATCGGTCACAGGCGTACGGAAATCGGCCGGGTCACCCGGGGTGGCGCGGTCATTCCCGGTCACGCCGAGGCCGAATCGGAGCACTACCGCTCTGTGCGGCCCATCCGGGTGATGGCCGGTTTAGCGTCCTCCCCCAGGTGGCCGATCCCCACGGCCGGCGAGTCAGCGCCGGCCCGGCCGCCTCCGCCGGAGATCCGGCGGCGGTCCGCTCCCCGTGCGGTCGCCGCCGGATCGCGGTACGGCGGCCGGGGCGAGGAAGGGAGCAGCCGTCCGTGGCGTCGCACGCAAGGCCCAAGCAGCGCTCGTCCACCGGTTCCGCCGCAGCCCGGACGGCGGCGACGATCGCGATCGCGGGAGCCGCCTCGGCGACCATGCTCACCGAGTCCTCCACCGCCGAGCCCCGGCTCACCGCCGCGCAGGCACAGGCCAGGGTGGACCGGCTGTACGAGGAGGCGGAGACCGCCACCGAGGCGTACAACGGGGCCCGGGAGAGGGCGGACACGGCCCGCGCGGCCATCGAGCACCTTCAGGACGAGCTGGCCCGCAGGACCGGCCGGGTCAACGCCACCCGGGACCGGCTCGGCACCATCGCCACCGCCCAGTACCGCTCCGGCGGCATCGACCCCACCGTGCAGCTCGCGCTGGACTCCACCCCCGCCGAGTACCTGGAGCGGGCCCAGTTCATCGACCAGCTCGGCAACCGCGCCTCCGCCGCCCTGCGCACGCTCGCCGCCCAGCGGCGCGAGCTCACCCAGGTACGCCACGAGGCCGACTCCGAGCTGTCCACCCTGCGCGGCGCCCAGGACGAACTGCGCGTCCACAAGCGCACGGTGGAGGACAAGCTCAAGGCCGCCCAGGCGATCCTGGACCGCCTCACCGCCGCCGAACGGGCCGCCGTCGAAGCCTCCGGCCCCACCCTCACCTCCCGCGCCGCCCGCGGCGTCTCCGGAGGCGGCCGCACGGCCCTGTCCGGGGGCTCCCGGACCGCCGGGGACGTCCCGGCGCCGTCAGCCCGCGCCGCCCAGGCCGTGTCCTTCGCCTACGGCGCGCTCGGCCTCCCGTACGTCTGGGGCGCCACCG is part of the Streptomyces sp. NBC_01262 genome and harbors:
- a CDS encoding C40 family peptidase, which produces MASHARPKQRSSTGSAAARTAATIAIAGAASATMLTESSTAEPRLTAAQAQARVDRLYEEAETATEAYNGARERADTARAAIEHLQDELARRTGRVNATRDRLGTIATAQYRSGGIDPTVQLALDSTPAEYLERAQFIDQLGNRASAALRTLAAQRRELTQVRHEADSELSTLRGAQDELRVHKRTVEDKLKAAQAILDRLTAAERAAVEASGPTLTSRAARGVSGGGRTALSGGSRTAGDVPAPSARAAQAVSFAYGALGLPYVWGATGPSSYDCSGLTQAAWRSAGVSLPRTTYTQINAGTRVSRSQLQPGDLVFFYSGVSHVGLYIGNGQMIHAAHPGAPVRIAPIDEMPFAGATRPA